From the genome of Populus alba chromosome 10, ASM523922v2, whole genome shotgun sequence, one region includes:
- the LOC118047408 gene encoding phosphate transporter PHO1 homolog 1 — MVKFSKQFEGQLVPEWKEAFVDYWQLKKDLKKIHLLNNNSNHPIKHSHRNSLSSNFLSSLKEFSLFGHQHKDHEAIHVHKKLASSASKGDLYETELLEQFEDSDAAKEFFSCLDLQLNKVNQFFKTKEKEFLDRGDCLRKQMEILVELKSAFKKQRDKAANSSQDSTEDASIDCTISYEEDSVKDRREQEQIQDDSTGELEKNEVLDSPRSEEMGEMGKSMRMKRDDIKLRTLSGHVFNCQGKNLRINIPLTTPSRTFSAISYLVWGDLVSQSSKKCNPEGSKLHINKTKLHHAEKMIKGAFIELYKGLGYLKTYRNLNMLAFIKILKKFDKATGKQVLPIYLKVVESSYFNSSDKVMNLADEVEDLFIKHFAEEDRRKARKYLKPHQHTESHSVTFFIGLFTGCFIALFVGYVIMAHITGMYRRQPDTVYMETVYPVLSMFTLMFLHFFLYGCNIFMWRKARINYSFIFELGPTKELKYRDVFLICTTSMTAVVGVMFIHLSLHTKGHSYSQVQVIPGLLLLSFMLLFVCPFKICYRSSRFRFLCVLRNIVLSPLYKVVMLDFFMADQLCSQVPMLRNLEYVACYYLTGSYKNQDYGYCMRVKHFRDLAYAVSFLPYYWRAMQCARRWFDEGQTSHLVNLGKYVSAMLAAGAKVAYEKERSVGWLCLVVVISSAATIYQLYWDFVKDWGLLQINSKNPWLRNELMLRQKFIYYFSMGLNLILRLAWLQTVLHSSFEHVDYRVTGLFLASLEVIRRGLWNFYRLENEHLNNAGNFRAVKTVPLPFHEVDEED, encoded by the exons ATGGTGAAGTTCTCCAAGCAGTTCGAGGGCCAGCTTGTGCCTGAATGGAAAGAGGCTTTTGTTGATTACTGGCAGCTCAAGAAAGACCTCAAGAAAATCCATCTCCTtaacaacaacagcaaccacCCCATCAAGCACAGTCATCGCAACTCTTTATCCAGCAACTTCCTTTCCTCTCTCAAGGAGTTCTCTTTATTTGGTCATCAACATAAGGACCACGAAGCCATTCAT GTTCATAAGAAACTTGCATCTTCTGCTAGTAAAGGCGATTTGTACGAGACAGAACTGCTTGAGCAGTTTGAGGATAGTGATGCTGCCAAAGAGTTTTTCTCATGTTTGGACCTACAACTTAACAAAGTTAACCAATTTTTCAAGACCAAGGAGAAGGAGTTCTTGGATAGGGGGGATTGCTTAAGGAAACAAATGGAGATTCTTGTTGAGCTCAAATCTGCGTTCAAAAAGCAGCGTGACAAAGCTGCTAATTCTTCTCAGGATTCCACTGAGGATGCCTCTATTGATTGCACCATTTCTTATG AGGAAGATTCTGTGAAAGACAGAAGAGAACAAGAGCAGATTCAAGACGACAGCACAGGTGAGCTGGAGAAAAATGAAGTCCTGGACTCCCCAAGATCAGAAGAGATGGGGGAGATGGGAAAATCAATGAGGATGAAAAGAGACGATATCAAACTGAGGACACTTTCGGGACACGTTTTCAATTGCCAAGGGAAGAATTTAAGGATAAACATTCCTCTAACAACACCTTCTCGTACTTTCTCGGCGATCAGTTATCTAGTTTGGGGAGATTTAGTTAGTCAGTCCTCAAAGAAATGCAACCCTGAAGGGAGCAAGCTGCATATCAACAAAACAAAGTTGCATCATGCAGAGAAGATGATTAAAGGAGCTTTCATAGAGCTCTACAAAGGGTTGGGATATCTCAAAACTTACAG GAACTTGAACATGCTTGCTTTTATAAAGATTTTGAAGAAGTTTGATAAA GCAACTGGAAAACAAGTTCTTCCCATCTATCTAAAAGTTGTTGAAAGCTCCTATTTTAACAGTTCAGACAAG GTAATGAACTTAGCAGATGAAGTTGAGGATCTATTTATCAAACATTTCGCTGAAGAAGACAGAAGAAAGGCCAGAAAATATCTTAAACCTCATCAACATACAGAATCACACTCTGTGACCTTTTTCATCG GACTGTTCACTGGGTGCTTCATAGCCCTCTTCGTTGGTTATGTCATAATGGCTCATATCACGGGGATGTACAGACGGCAGCCAGATACTGTGTACATGGAAACTGTCTATCCTGTTCTTAG CATGTTCACCTTGATGTTCCTGCACTTCTTTCTGTATGGTTGCAACATTTTCATGTGGAGGAAAGCCAGGATAAATTATAGCTTCATCTTTGAGCTGGGCCCTACCAAGGAGCTGAAGTACAGAGATGTATTCTTGATTTGCACCACATCGATGACTGCTGTAGTGGGAGTCATGTTTATTCATTTGTCACTTCATACTAAAGGACACTCGTATTCCCAAGTTCAAGTCATCCCAGGCCTTCTCTTATTG AGCTTCATGTTATTGTTTGTGTGCCCCTTCAAGATTTGCTACCGCTCAAGTCGTTTCCGCTTCCTTTGTGTGCTAAGGAACATCGTTCTATCACCTCTCTataag GTTGTCATGCTGGACTTCTTTATGGCCGATCAACTTTGCAGTCAG GTGCCAATGCTTAGGAACCTTGAGTATGTAGCATGCTATTATTTAACTGGAAGCTACAAAAATCAGGACTATGGCTACTGCATGAGGGTCAAGCATTTCCGCGATCTTGCTTATGCAGTGTCGTTCCTACCCTATTACTGGAGAGCAATGCAG TGTGCGAGGCGATGGTTTGATGAAGGACAGACAAGCCACCTTGTCAATCTAGGCAAATATGTATCGGCAATGTTAGCAGCTGGAGCCAAAGTGGCCTACGAGAAAGAAAGGAGTGTTGGATGGCTGTGCCTTGTTGTAGTTATCTCAAGTGCTGCAACAATATACCAATTGTATTGGGACTTTGTAAAGGATTGGGGTTTGCTCCAGATCAATTCCAAGAATCCCTGGCTAAGGAATGAATTAATGCTTCGTCAAAAGTTCATTTACTACTTCTCCATG GGATTGAACCTTATTCTCAGGCTTGCTTGGCTACAAACTGTTCTCCATTCAAGCTTTGAGCATGTTGATTACAGAGTAACTGGACTATTTTTAGCTTCCCTTGAAGTCATTAGGAGAGGACTGTGGAATTTTTACAG GTTGGAGAATGAGCATCTAAATAATGCTGGCAACTTTAGAGCAGTTAAGACAGTGCCACTTCCTTTTCATGAAGTGGACGAGGAAGACTGA
- the LOC118047386 gene encoding uncharacterized protein isoform X2 — MAAAAAALSKCSFLPTITCMKPNPKRKPINPLLFPNSYQPISFSITNPRLGISHTEAILPKRSRRLFVVSGLVDGNSETCPEVESNDLNEESATIDIKLPRRSLLVQFTCNECGERSQRLINRLAYERGLVFVQVVLLVVCRV; from the exons ATGGCTGCTGCCGCTGCTGCCCTCTCTAAATGCAGTTTCTTACCCACCATAACTTGTATGAAACCAAATCCCAAACGCAAACCCATTAATCCCCTTCTCTTCCCCAACTCTTACCAACCCATTTCATTCTCCATCACAAACCCCAG GTTGGGAATCTCTCATACAGAAGCAATATTACCAAAACGGTCCCGTAGGCTATTTGTGGTTTCTGGGTTGGTGGATGGCAATTCTGAGACATGCCCCGAAGTAGAATCAAATGATTTGAATGAG GAGAGTGCAACCATTGACATAAAGCTGCCAAGGAGGAGTTTGCTTGTGCAATTTACTTGTAATGAGTGTGGCGAGAGGTCCCAGAGGCTTATAAATCGTTTAGCCTATGAACGGGGACTTGTTTTTGTGCAG GTAGTGCTTCTTGTAGTGTGCAGGGTGTGA
- the LOC118047386 gene encoding mitochondrial protein import protein ZIM17 isoform X1 — protein MAAAAAALSKCSFLPTITCMKPNPKRKPINPLLFPNSYQPISFSITNPRLGISHTEAILPKRSRRLFVVSGLVDGNSETCPEVESNDLNEESATIDIKLPRRSLLVQFTCNECGERSQRLINRLAYERGLVFVQCAGCERYHKLVDNLGLVVEYDLREEISAESNADQV, from the exons ATGGCTGCTGCCGCTGCTGCCCTCTCTAAATGCAGTTTCTTACCCACCATAACTTGTATGAAACCAAATCCCAAACGCAAACCCATTAATCCCCTTCTCTTCCCCAACTCTTACCAACCCATTTCATTCTCCATCACAAACCCCAG GTTGGGAATCTCTCATACAGAAGCAATATTACCAAAACGGTCCCGTAGGCTATTTGTGGTTTCTGGGTTGGTGGATGGCAATTCTGAGACATGCCCCGAAGTAGAATCAAATGATTTGAATGAG GAGAGTGCAACCATTGACATAAAGCTGCCAAGGAGGAGTTTGCTTGTGCAATTTACTTGTAATGAGTGTGGCGAGAGGTCCCAGAGGCTTATAAATCGTTTAGCCTATGAACGGGGACTTGTTTTTGTGCAG TGTGCAGGGTGTGAGAGGTATCACAAGCTAGTTGATAATCTTGGTCTTGTAGTTGAGTATGACTTGCGGGAGGAAATCAGTGCAGAATCAAATGCAGATCAAGTTTGA
- the LOC118047386 gene encoding uncharacterized protein isoform X3, with amino-acid sequence MAAAAAALSKCSFLPTITCMKPNPKRKPINPLLFPNSYQPISFSITNPRLGISHTEAILPKRSRRLFVVSGLVDGNSETCPEVESNDLNEESATIDIKLPRRSLLVQFTCNECGERSQRLINRLAYERGLVFVQVLICSS; translated from the exons ATGGCTGCTGCCGCTGCTGCCCTCTCTAAATGCAGTTTCTTACCCACCATAACTTGTATGAAACCAAATCCCAAACGCAAACCCATTAATCCCCTTCTCTTCCCCAACTCTTACCAACCCATTTCATTCTCCATCACAAACCCCAG GTTGGGAATCTCTCATACAGAAGCAATATTACCAAAACGGTCCCGTAGGCTATTTGTGGTTTCTGGGTTGGTGGATGGCAATTCTGAGACATGCCCCGAAGTAGAATCAAATGATTTGAATGAG GAGAGTGCAACCATTGACATAAAGCTGCCAAGGAGGAGTTTGCTTGTGCAATTTACTTGTAATGAGTGTGGCGAGAGGTCCCAGAGGCTTATAAATCGTTTAGCCTATGAACGGGGACTTGTTTTTGTGCAGGTACTCATCTGTTCTTCTTGA
- the LOC118047379 gene encoding uncharacterized protein: MASVLWALILACLSFPLAITDAQTPAASPSTPTTTPPPPTTTPTTPTQSPASAVTPPPATTPISSPSPKVAPATTPVVPPPQSSPAATPIPPPATPPPSLPPPQVSPAPATPPPAPATPPPAPSPAKEVPAPAPATPPPAPVPAPAIPPPAPSPSLVPSPAPAPGKHKKKRKHKHKHHHHAPAPAPNPPSPPAPPTVTTASEDTAPAPSPNGGNTLYHQGGRARMWAGTVLAFASLLVVTGYSF; encoded by the exons ATGGCTTCGGTGCTTTGGGCTCTCATCTTGGCTTGTCTGAGTTTCCCACTAGCTATTACTGATGCCCAAACACCGGCTGCATCGCCATCAACACCCACAACCACCCCACCTCCACCCACAACCACACCAACCACTCCAACACAATCACCAGCAAGTGCAGTGACACCCCCACCTGCAACCACTCCTATATCATCACCATCCCCTAAAGTCGCACCAGCTACCACCCCAGTAGTTCCACCACCACAAAGTTCTCCAGCTGCCACTCCAATACCACCACCAGCTACACCACCACCTTCTTTACCACCACCACAAGTGTCACCAGCTCCAGCAacaccaccaccagcaccagcaacaccaccaccagcaccatcACCAGCTAAGGAAGTACCTGCACCTGCACCAGCAACACCACCACCGGCACCTGTGCCAGCACCAGCTATTCCACCACCAGCCCCCTCACCATCATTAGTGCCTTCCCCAGCACCAGCTCCTGGAAaacacaagaagaaaagaaaacacaagcaCAAGCATCATCATCATGCACCAGCTCCTGCACCAAACCCCCCCAGCCCCCCAGCCCCACCTACAGTGACAACAGCATCTGAGGACACAGCTCCTGCACCATCCCCA AATGGAGGAAATACATTGTATCACCAGGGAGGAAGGGCAAGAATGTGGGCAGGGACAGTGTTAGCATTTGCCTCTCTGCTGGTTGTTACAGGCTACAGTTTCTAG
- the LOC118047372 gene encoding tRNA(adenine(34)) deaminase, chloroplastic, with protein MHNTYISLAFLSLGTKGPLSFSFNEYSNSLNEGNPFLLQSCSSSCGSCCCFSCSCCASSSFTTTATLHRVPINPGLFFGLRQASLIQCSASRRLILGGLGRDYNRVPDYGVDHGCPFKENNGSEKILRRRKGGIGGVSLRGRRCFSGVNDAETLISLLSEEVSGQCLGDGERNWGLSKRVEMVKRGDHSGGTRKGRRRKKNVGLSSLESDAKCEFESAKVELRKEEFTRKEEMEDQKEKEEKKAVSKGVNHRGSRVSSSFSSYYSLSSAGDVESDTESQDEYVDCLKESSSGYRKELRSGEGRSEGQVVEEFRRHRDGTEWKGEVLEARTSARRTSVEWDPRKKSEKKLTEIEETQSERESSQMQSRMARNHESEYRKVSSSHNQIGNEDEKSWAVNLEKETGKQYCQMGDQVKDQSEFRRSYQEIANKQESSGLSVEKASQSQKRFSGREENLVDANLVWEGRDERYKRVGETAAKNNIRRATHQLIDTSTSENASTERVSNLQRQSESRMKILVEDRALGSFYETNEQEFQMGRQASGQVQSRRSSQQLPKISEVHDSSNKKTLILQSETRMKQQEVSKSVVSRSGTEAKEHQSHTDQKALQGTESSKVSGDATNISMDFTNVSLVHASNMTVVTNFGRTSGKRVFDQENELTSAAKAICETRERDDKIEQNVTQFKSSSEVCRATNKSRLHETTAQEAFDSQASANTVSQVGIQQVDVGEGNERTSQTITMPPSPQLLDRGSFHINPSGGIATQEDSRESLESGSSTLYRNSGGRTAVFQQEKYGGNNKDKIYGEASNLTSTEDALGSVHHLEASSMQFVREFVEKARHEVSTSEIQKQKTVSDTKLAYEVEKQRRKSSSQYGTKDLQLKRQDSMQSSGDSGEKGPSDEMWNVTNPSVQEPPETEAPAGSTAIKSIVVRRTGRSMWNIISNIVRLRWVSHAETPKSTRRSGGKSLSNDSVTSEAWFSGHEPDENSDKNLKRERKSMPKVAASSHQLQLTQTSSPDEVKASDIFGSKNVIRMLEGDTSSPSITLKIGSTSKGISSPSEEENLGCSQDRNNSQVATSSMEVGESSLGLSPPSSTSGPIVEESFGTAKNNISVSGSMELMKRPDSEKLIEIAGSEGKGVELKQRKLQRNEQVGRDRFNEWEEAYLCESEQRKIDEMFMREALLDAKKAANSWEVPVGAVMVHHGKIIARGYNLVEELRDSTAHAEMICIREASNQLRSWRLSETTLYVTLEPCPMCAGAILQARINTLVWGAPNKLLGADGSWIRLFPDGRDVNGSELADNPAAPVHPFHPKMAIRRGILELECADVMQQFFQLRRRKKEKKEDSPPQPSCLPITNPQSKILGKMQDIFHAMFCL; from the exons atgcACAACACTTACATTAGCTTAGCTTTTTTGTCTCTTGGAACGAAAGGGccactttcattttctttcaatgaATACTCTAACTCATTAAATGAAGGAAACCCATTTTTATTACAATCTTGTTCTTCATCATGTGGTTCTTGCTGTtgcttttcttgttcttgttgtGCATCGTCATCATTCACTACTACTGCTACTTTACATAGAGTGCCAATAAACCCAGGTTTGTTTTTTGGGTTGAGGCAAGCTAGTCTTATTCAATGTTCAGCTTCTAGAAGGTTGATCTTGGGTGGGTTGGGTAGGGATTATAACCGCGTCCCGGATTATGGTGTCGATCATGGTTGTCCTTTTAAGGAGAATAATGGGAGCGAGAAAATTCTTAGGAGAAGGAAGGGAGGGATTGGGGGGGTAAGTTTGCGCGGAAGGCGATGTTTTAGTGGGGTTAATGATGCAGAGACTCTGATTAGTTTGTTGAGCGAGGAAGTGAGTGGACAGTGCTTAGGTGACGGGGAGAGAAATTGGGGTTTGTCGAAGAGAGTGGAAATGGTGAAGAGGGGGGATCACAGTGGTGGAACTCGCaaggggaggaggaggaagaagaatgtCGGGCTCAGTTCATTGGAGAGTGATGCAAAATGTGAATTTGAGTCAGCTAAAGTTGAGTTGAGGAAGGAAGAGTTTACAAGGAAGGAAGAGATGGAAGaccagaaagaaaaggaagaaaagaaagcgGTTTCAAAAGGGGTGAATCACAGGGGAAGTAGAGTGAGCTCTAGTTTTTCATCATATTATTCACTTTCTTCTGCAGGAGATGTTGAGAGTGACACGGAATCTCAGGATGAATATGTTGATTGTCTCAAAGAATCATCAAGTGGATACAGGAAGGAATTAAGAAGTGGAGAGGGAAGATCAGAGGGGCAAGTTGTGGAAGAGTTTAGGAGGCATAGAGATGGCACAGAGTGGAAGGGGGAGGTTCTGGAAGCGAGAACTAGTGCAAGAAGGACCAGTGTTGAGTGGGATCCGAGGAAGAAATCTGAGAAGAAACTTACTGAGATTGAAGAAACACAATCAGAAAGAGAATCCTCACAAATGCAATCAAGAATGGCGAGAAACCATGAAAGTGAATACAGGAAGGTATCAAGTTCTCATAATCAGATTGGCAATGAGGATGAGAAAAGTTGGGCGGTTAATTTGGAGAAAGAAACAGGAAAGCAATATTGTCAGATGGGGGATCAAGTCAAAGACCAATCTGAATTCAGAAGAAGTTACCAGGAAATTGCCAATAAACAGGAGAGCAGTGGATTAAGTGTTGAAAAAGCTTCCCAATCCCAAAAGCGGTTCAGTGGTAGAGAAGAAAATCTAGTGGATGCAAATTTGGTTTGGGAAGGAAGGGATGAACGTTATAAAAGAGTTGGTGAAACTGCTgcaaaaaacaatataagaagAGCCACTCACCAACTCATTGACACATCAACATCTGAGAATGCCAGTACTGAAAGAGTTTCAAATTTGCAGAGGCAATCTGAGTCTAGAATGAAGATTCTGGTAGAAGATAGAGCTCTAGGATCATTTTATGAGACAAATGAGCAAGAATTCCAAATGGGTAGGCAGGCAAGTGGACAAGTTCAGTCAAGAAGAAGTTCACAACAGCTACCTAAAATATCAGAAGTTCATGACAGTAGTAACAAAAAGACTTTGATTCTACAATCAGAAACTAGAATGAAGCAGCAGGAAGTAAGTAAAAGTGTTGTTTCTAGATCAGGTACCGAAGCAAAAGAGCACCAGTCGCACACAGATCAAAAAGCTCTTCAGGGAACTGAATCCAGCAAGGTATCTGGAGATGCCACCAATATATCTATGGATTTCACCAATGTGTCACTGGTCCATGCAAGCAATATGACAGTGGTCACCAATTTTGGCAGAACTTCTGGAAAGAGAGTTTTTGATCAGGAAAATGAATTGACATCAGCTGCGAAAGCCATTTGTGAGACAAGGGAGAGAGACGATAAAATTGAGCAAAATGTCACTCAGTTCAAATCTTCCAGTGAGGTTTGTAGGGCTACTAACAAATCAAGGCTTCATGAAACAACTGCACAGGAGGCCTTTGATTCTCAAGCATCTGCAAATACGGTTTCCCAAGTTGGAATTCAACAGGTTGATGTGGGGGAGGGGAATGAAAGAACATCACAGACAATAACGATGCCTCCCTCACCTCAGTTGTTAGATCGAGGTTCATTTCATATTAATCCATCTGGTGGTATCGCAACTCAAGAGGATTCCAGAGAATCTTTAGAAAGTGGCTCTAGTACTCTGTATAGAAATTCTGGAGGGAGAACTGCAGTTTTCCAGCAGGAAAAATATGGtggaaataataaagataagatATATGGGGAGGCTTCAAATCTTACCTCAACTGAAGATGCTCTTGGTTCAGTTCATCATTTAGAGGCATCATCAATGCAGTTTGTTCGAGAGTTTGTTGAGAAAGCTAGGCATGAAGTGTCAACTTCTGAAATCCAAAAGCAGAAGACAGTTTCTGATACAAAGTTGGCATATGAAGTTGAGAAGCAGAGGCGAAAGAGTTCAAGTCAATATGGTACCAAAGACTTACAGTTGAAGAGGCAGGACTCAATGCAATCATCTGGGGACTCTGGAGAGAAGGGTCCTTCAGATGAAATGTGGAATGTAACAAACCCATCTGTTCAGGAACCTCCAGAGACAGAAGCACCAGCAGGTAGCACAGCAATCAAGAGTATTGTTGTTAGGAGAACTGGAAGGTCCATGtggaatatcatctcaaataTAGTACGACTGCGCTGGGTTTCACATGCCGAAACCCCTAAATCAACTCGAAGATCAGGTGGAAAGAGTTTGTCAAATGATTCTGTTACTAGCGAAGCATGGTTTTCTGGCCATGAACCTGATGAAAACAGTGATAAGAAtctgaaaagggaaagaaaaagtaTGCCTAAGGTAGCTGCCTCTTCTCACCAGCTGCAACTAACACAGACTTCTAGTCCAGATGAGGTAAAAGCATCTGACATATTTGGATCAAAGAACGTAATAAGAATGCTTGAAGGAGACACTTCATCCCCTtcaattacattaaaaattgGGTCCACGTCAAAAGGTATTTCCTCACCTTCTGAAGAGGAAAACCTTGGTTGCAGTCAAGATAGGAACAATTCTCAAGTTGCTACATCTAGCATGGAAGTAGGGGAATCATCACTAGGTTTATCGCCGCCTTCTAGCACAAGTGGTCCCATTGTGGAAGAAAGTTTTGGTActgctaaaaataatatttctgttAGTGGCTCAATGGAGCTTATGAAGCGACCTGATAGTGAAAAGTTAATTGAAATAGCAGGCTCTGAGGGGAAGGGTGTGGAGTTGAAACAAAGGAAGCTTCAACGAAATGAGCAAGTTGGGAGAGACAGATTCAATGAATGGGAAGAGGCTTATTTATGTGAAAGTGAGCAGCGGAAAATTGATGAAATGTTTATGAGGGAAGCCCTGCTAGATGCCAAGAAGGCTGCCAATTCTTGGGAGGTGCCTGTTGGGGCCGTGATGGTGCATCATGGGAAGATTATTGCTCGTGGCTACAACCT AGTGGAGGAGTTACGAGACTCCACTGCCCATGCAGAAATGATTTGCATTAGGGAGGCATCAAATCAACTCCGGTCATGGAGGCTTTCG GAAACTACTCTTTATGTAACACTTGAACCATGTCCTATGTGTGCTGGAGCAATACTTCAAGCAAGAATAAATACTCTTGTATGGGGAGCTCCCAATAAGCTTCTTGGAGCTGATGGAAGCTGGATTAG GCTTTTTCCTGATGGACGAGATGTAAATGGCTCAGAACTGGCAGATAATCCAGCCGCTCCAGTCCATCCTTTCCATCCAAAGATGGCAATCCGGCGAGGAATATTGGAATTGGAGTGTGCAGATGTAATGCAGCAATTTTTCCAGCTtaggagaaggaaaaaggagaagaaagaagattCCCCTCCTCAACCTTCATGTCTTCCCATAACAAACCCTCAATCTAAAATCCTCGGTAAGATGCAAGATATCTTCCATGCCATGTTCTGTTTGTAA